From a single Mycolicibacterium moriokaense genomic region:
- a CDS encoding LytR C-terminal domain-containing protein has product MNQQNSSGLPLRAMVMVLLFLGVVFLLVGFQAMGGGDDEGEQSPIATTTTTTTKTSPSTSPKPAKPEVRVFNISTVDGAAEGTANRLREGGWDVAETGNLELPDVTVTTVYFADGPGEREAAEEIARLLDAPVEPRLPELAEQPPGILVVVTG; this is encoded by the coding sequence ATGAATCAGCAAAATTCGTCTGGCCTCCCCCTGCGCGCGATGGTGATGGTCCTGCTGTTCCTCGGCGTGGTGTTTCTGCTGGTCGGATTTCAGGCGATGGGTGGCGGCGACGACGAGGGCGAGCAGTCGCCCATCGCGACAACCACCACGACGACCACGAAGACCAGCCCGTCGACGTCGCCCAAGCCGGCCAAGCCCGAGGTGCGCGTCTTCAACATCTCGACGGTCGACGGCGCCGCGGAAGGCACCGCCAACCGGCTGCGCGAGGGCGGCTGGGACGTCGCCGAGACCGGGAACCTGGAGTTGCCGGACGTCACGGTCACCACCGTGTACTTCGCCGACGGCCCAGGCGAACGGGAGGCGGCCGAGGAAATCGCCCGGTTGTTGGACGCCCCGGTCGAACCGCGCCTGCCCGAACTCGCGGAGCAACCGCCGGGCATCCTCGTGGTGGTCACCGGCTAG
- a CDS encoding DUF3263 domain-containing protein: MDGAIARTEQSGDDPALADGLTRREHDILAFERQWWKYAGSKEDAIKELFSMSATRYYQVLNALVDRPEALAADPMLVKRLRRLRASRQKARAARRLGFDVT; the protein is encoded by the coding sequence ATGGACGGCGCAATCGCGCGGACTGAGCAATCCGGGGACGACCCTGCCCTGGCTGACGGGTTGACCCGGCGCGAGCACGACATCTTGGCGTTCGAGCGCCAGTGGTGGAAGTACGCGGGCTCCAAGGAAGACGCGATCAAAGAGCTGTTCTCCATGTCGGCGACCCGCTACTACCAGGTGCTGAACGCGCTCGTCGACCGCCCCGAGGCGCTTGCCGCCGACCCCATGCTGGTCAAGCGGTTGCGCCGGCTGCGGGCCAGCAGGCAGAAGGCGCGGGCCGCACGCCGATTGGGCTTCGACGTCACCTGA
- a CDS encoding peptide deformylase, whose protein sequence is MAVVPIRIVGDPVLHTATEPIPVGEDGSLPADLADLIQDMYDTMAAANGVGLAANQIGVSKRVFVYDCADDRGKTTRRKGVVINPVLETSEVPETMPDPDDDDEGCLSVPGESFPTGRADWARVTGLDADGTPITLEGTGLFARMLQHETGHLDGFLYLDRLVGRHARAAKRAVKSHGWGVPGLSWTPGEDPDPFGH, encoded by the coding sequence GTGGCAGTCGTACCCATTCGCATCGTAGGAGATCCCGTCTTGCACACCGCGACCGAGCCGATACCCGTGGGCGAGGACGGTTCGCTGCCTGCGGATCTCGCGGACTTGATCCAAGACATGTACGACACGATGGCCGCGGCCAACGGTGTCGGGCTCGCCGCGAACCAGATCGGTGTGTCCAAGCGAGTGTTCGTCTACGACTGCGCCGACGACCGCGGCAAGACGACGCGGCGCAAGGGTGTCGTCATCAATCCGGTGCTGGAGACGTCCGAGGTTCCCGAGACGATGCCCGACCCCGACGACGATGACGAGGGCTGCCTGTCGGTGCCCGGGGAGTCGTTTCCGACCGGCAGGGCCGACTGGGCGCGGGTGACGGGTCTGGACGCCGACGGCACGCCCATCACACTCGAGGGCACCGGCCTGTTCGCGCGGATGCTGCAGCACGAGACCGGACACCTCGACGGTTTCCTCTACTTGGATCGGCTGGTCGGCCGCCATGCCCGTGCCGCCAAGCGTGCGGTGAAGTCGCACGGCTGGGGCGTACCGGGTCTGTCGTGGACTCCCGGTGAGGATCCCGACCCGTTCGGTCACTGA